The proteins below are encoded in one region of Coffea arabica cultivar ET-39 chromosome 4c, Coffea Arabica ET-39 HiFi, whole genome shotgun sequence:
- the LOC113739482 gene encoding putative disease resistance RPP13-like protein 3: protein MADPVTSLVIDPVISFVVERTGELLIQKIVFLKGVRRQVERLKNDLERMRCFLKDADHKQIKYESIRNWVSEIRAAAYDAEDVIEIFASKIESIKDKGFVTRLAYYPWRIVSLNKIGKEIESLQKRLDDIAASREKYDIKNLGEGTTTHGEELQRLRRSSPLSEDKDIVGFEEITKYLVKELWKDDRNRRVVSIVGMGGAGKTTLAKKVYNHADVTKRFKCRAWVCVSSSYDYKKLLSAIIKQLNPTTKELLEVLEMMQEEDLERRLYQDLQDKCYLVVLDDVWEVAAWDNLARRAFPDVGTSSRVLLTSRKRDVAQHADALSKPHELKTLGEEDSWHLFLKKALVHEANAGCPPDLEAVGREITRRCGGLPLAITVIGGLLLGKKRWKSEWENVLNDFGAYLSRSQSEAGEINEAGAILELSYADLPTNLKFCFLYLGLFPEDSVISVRKLIHMWVAEGIMQKRDAKKLKETAAYEDVERLCSRNMVQVAEMTADERIKSCRVHDLLRDLAIRKAEDENFFQIHGTRDDQISAKSRYLAVHSLPLEKIYFGTSTPPLRSLLFFNGHGDRENISLIFKSFKKLRILELDLDLEDVGMYFNLPKEIGEVRLLRYLGLRDASIRRLAPIRRLPNSVGCLRYLQTLDIRGRFDRTVKVSNFIWKLESLRHLYAYKLECDVPLKIEGLRNLQTLSGIRFEDVMHNNMITLTSLRKLGIWVDERSEIDKLCMHLSEVGSLKTLHLYRAIGSEWPSLAGLSKLHHVTELKLKLPTSLLARTMLAPDFPPNLSRLSLNLTFFRDDPMPVLEKLGQLSFLKLKSASWGPQHMVISRHGFHQLKFLGLSRLYSLEEIKVEEGALPQLRCLRIRDCSKLQKLPEELKHISSLDALELVDMPEDFISGLDADTVSSVPNLRIF from the coding sequence ATGGCTGACCCTGTTACCTCTCTTGTAATTGACCCTGTTATCTCTTTTGTTGTTGAGAGAACTGGCGAACTGCTGATTCAAAAAATTGTTTTCCTGAAAGGCGTTCGACGACAAGTTGAGAGGCTCAAAAATGATCTGGAGCGGATGCGGTGTTTCCTGAAAGATGCTGATCACAAGCAAATTAAATATGAGAGCATCCGCAACTGGGTTTCTGAAATCAGAGCTGCGGCCTACGATGCGGAGGATGTCATTGAGATCTTCGCCAGCAAAATTGAAAGTATAAAAGATAAGGGATTTGTGACTAGATTGGCATATTATCCCTGGCGGATTGTGAGCCTTAACAAGATCGGTAAAGAGATTGAGTCCTTACAGAAAAGGCTCGATGACATAGCCGCTAGCCGCGAAAAATACGATATCAAAAATCTTGGAGAGGGGACGACTACACATGGGGAAGAGCTTCAACGGCTCCGACGGTCATCTCCTCTCAGCGAGGACAAGGATATAGTGGGGTTCGAGGAGATAACAAAATACCTGGTGAAAGAACTTTGGAAAGATGACAGAAACCGCCGTGTGGTTTCAATCGTCGGCATGGGAGGTGCTGGTAAGACAACTCTTGCCAAAAAAGTTTATAACCATGCTGACGTCACGAAGAGATTCAAGTGTCGTGCGTGGGTCTGCGTCTCTTCAAGCTACGATTACAAAAAGCTGCTGAGTGCAATCATAAAGCAACTGAATCCAACAACTAAAGAGCTACTTGAAGTGTTGGAAATGATGCAAGAGGAAGACTTGGAACGAAGGCTCTATCAAGATCTACAAGACAAATGTTATCTTGTGGTGCTTGATGATGTATGGGAGGTAGCAGCGTGGGATAATCTTGCCAGGAGGGCCTTTCCTGATGTTGGCACATCAAGTAGAGTGCTACTTACAAGTCGCAAACGGGATGTTGCCCAACACGCAGATGCTCTTAGCAAACCACATGAGCTGAAAACTTTGGGGGAGGAAGACAGCTGGCATTTGTTCCTCAAAAAGGCCTTAGTCCATGAAGCTAATGCTGGGTGTCCTCCGGATTTGGAAGCAGTAGGCAGAGAGATTACCAGAAGATGTGGTGGTCTGCCGCTGGCCATCACGGTTATAGGTGGCCTGCTACTGGGCAAGAAAAGGTGGAAGAGTGAATGGGAGAACGTTCTCAACGACTTTGGCGCATACCTATCAAGGAGCCAGAGTGAAGCAGGGGAAATTAATGAAGCAGGGGCAATTCTGGAATTAAGTTATGCAGACCTCCCTaccaatctgaaattttgctttTTGTATTTGGGTTTGTTTCCCGAAGACTCCGTGATTTCTGTGCGCAAGTTGATCCATATGTGGGTTGCTGAGGGAATAATGCAGAAAAGAGATGcaaaaaaattgaaggaaactGCAGCATATGAAGATGTGGAACGACTTTGTAGCAGAAATATGGTCCAAGTGGCGGAAATGACTGCTGATGAGAGGATTAAAAGCTGCAGAGTCCATGATTTGCTGCGAGACCTTGCTATCAGAAAGGCAGaggatgaaaatttttttcagaTCCATGGCACCAGAGATGATCAAATATCAGCCAAATCCAGGTACCTTGCTGTTCATAGTCTCCCTctagaaaaaatttattttgggaCTTCGACCCCTCCTCTCCGGTCTCTACTTTTTTTCAATGGCCATGGTGACAGGGAAAACATTAGTCTTATcttcaaaagttttaaaaagCTTAGGATACTAGAACTAGACCTAGACCTTGAGGATGTTGGTATGTACTTTAATTTGCCAAAAGAAATTGGTGAAGTCAGGCTCTTAAGGTACCTCGGTTTAAGAGACGCATCCATTAGAAGGCTCGCACCCATTAGAAGGCTCCCTAATTCCGTCGGTTGCTTGCGATACCTACAAACTCTTGACATACGGGGCCGCTTTGATAGGACTGTGaaagtttcaaatttcatttggaagcttgaaagtttaCGGCATCTATATGCGTATAAATTGGAATGTGATGTGCCTCTTAAGATTGAAGGATTGAGGAATCTCCAGACTCTGTCAGGCATACGCTTTGAGGACGTTATGCACAATAACATGATAACTTTGACAAGTCTTCGGAAACTGGGGATTTGGGTGGATGAAAGGTCAGAGATAGACAAACTCTGCATGCATTTATCTGAGGTTGGAAGCCTAAAGACTTTACATCTTTACCGTGCTATAGGAAGCGAGTGGCCATCTCTAGCTGGACTTTCTAAGCTCCATCATGTAACAGAGCTTAAGCTTAAGCTACCCACTTCGCTGCTTGCTCGGACAATGCTGGCTCCTGATTTCCCTCCAAATCTCTCTCGCTTGTCTTTGAATCTCACATTCTTCAGGGATGACCCAATGCCAGTACTGGAGAAGTTGGGACAGCTGTCGTTCCTCAAACTGAAATCTGCTAGTTGGGGACCACAGCATATGGTCATTTCTAGGCATGGGTTTCACCAATTGAAATTCCTTGGGCTCAGCCGCCTGTATAGTTTGGAAGAAATAAAGGTGGAGGAAGGTGCACTGCCACAGCTCCGGTGCCTGAGAATCAGGGACTGCAGTAAATTACAGAAATTGCCGGAAGAGCTGAAGCACATATCTAGTCTTGATGCGCTTGAGCTTGTGGACATGCCAGAAGATTTCATCAGTGGGCTTGATGCGGACACAGTATCCAGTGTCCCTAACCTCAGAATATTTTGA
- the LOC113739409 gene encoding probable disease resistance RPP8-like protein 2, giving the protein MADPVISLVVERTGDLLVQKFVFLKDAGQQVEKLKNDLVRMRCFLKDADQRQDEDERIRNWVSEIRAAAYDAEDVIEIFASKVEFFTKDKGLVTKLTYYPLKIVNLYKIGKEIESLRMRLKEIADSRVEYGIKNLGEGMTTHGEELQRLRRSSPFNEDRDIVGFEEKTKSLVAELLKEDKSRRVVSIVGMGGAGKTTLAKKVYNHADVRERFSCRAWVCVSSSYDHKKILRSIIKQLNPKDDKLYEMLEKMEEEELEERLYQDLQDKCYLVVLDDVWKEVAWDCLSRRAFPDVGTSSRLLLTSRNREVAVHADALSIPCELKSLGQEDSWQLFLKEALGHGANAGCPPDLEGVGREIARRCAGLPLAITVIGGLLLRKKKSKTEWKNVLNNFSAHLSRSLSEAGAILELSYADLPANLKFCFLYLGLFPEDSVISVRKLIHMWVAEGIMQKRDAKNLEESAAYDEVERLCSRNMVQVAEMTVDDRIKSCRVHDLLRELAIRKAEDENFFQIHDTRDDEISAKSRYLAVHSLPLDKNYFGSSTPPLRSLLFFNIHGYMENISLSFKSFRKLRILDLENVEMGYNLLEEIGEVKLLRYLGLRGTSIPRLPRSVGCLRYLQTLDMRNFKSKVKVSNFIWKLESLRHLYAYDMECDVPLKIEGLRNLQTLSGIRFEDVIHNNMITLTSLQKLGIVVDYRSEIDKLCIHLSEVGSLKTLHLYCNTESEWPSLAGLSKLHHVTELKLFTSPFARTMLPPDFPPNLSRLSLKGTFFRNDPMPVLEKLGQLSFLKIEVAYEGPQHMVISRHGFHQLKFLELNNLYGLDEIKVEEGALPQLQRLRIRDCPDLAKLPEELKHITSLDALELVSMPEHFISRLDADTVSGVPNLRIF; this is encoded by the coding sequence ATGGCTGACCCTGTTATCTCTCTTGTTGTTGAGAGAACTGGCGATCTGCTGGTtcaaaaatttgttttcctgAAAGATGCTGGACAACAAGTTGAGAAACTCAAAAATGATCTGGTCCGGATGCGGTGTTTCCTGAAAGATGCTGATCAGAGGCAAGATGAAGATGAGAGGATCCGCAACTGGGTTTCTGAAATCAGAGCTGCGGCCTACGATGCGGAGGATGTCATTGAGATCTTCGCCAGCAAAGTTGAGTTCTTCACAAAGGACAAGGGACTCGTCACCAAATTGACGTATTATCCCTTGAAAATTGTGAACCTCTACAAGATTGGTAAAGAGATCGAATCCTTACGGATGAGGCTCAAGGAGATTGCTGATAGCCGCGTAGAGTACGGTATCAAAAATCTTGGAGAGGGGATGACTACACATGGAGAAGAGCTTCAACGGCTCCGGCGGTCCTCTCCTTTCAACGAGGACAGGGATATAGTGGGCTTCGAGGAGAAAACAAAATCCCTGGTGGCAGAACTTTTGAAAGAGGACAAAAGCCGCCGTGTGGTTTCAATCGTCGGCATGGGAGGTGCTGGTAAGACAACTCTAGCCAAAAAGGTTTATAACCATGCTGATGTCAGGGAGAGATTCAGCTGTCGTGCTTGGGTATGTGTCTCTTCAAGCTATGATCACAAAAAGATACTGAGATCAATCATAAAGCAATTAAATCCAAAGGATGACAAGCTATATGAAATGTTGGAAAAGATGGAAGAGGAAGAGTTGGAAGAAAGGCTCTATCAAGATCTCCAAGACAAATGTTATCTTGTGGTACTTGATGATGTATGGAAGGAAGTAGCGTGGGATTGTCTATCCAGGAGGGCCTTTCCTGATGTTGGCACATCAAGTAGATTGCTGCTTACAAGTCGCAATCGGGAAGTTGCCGTACACGCAGATGCTCTTAGCATCCCCTGTGAGTTGAAAAGTTTGGGACAGGAAGACAGTTGGCAGTTGTTTCTCAAAGAGGCCTTAGGTCATGGAGCTAATGCTGGGTGTCCTCCGGATTTGGAAGGAGTAGGCAGAGAGATTGCAAGGCGATGTGCCGGCCTGCCGCTGGCCATAACGGTTATAGGTGGCCTGCTACTGCGCAAGAAAAAGTCGAAGACTGAATGGAAGAACGTTCTCAACAACTTTAGCGCACACCTATCGAGGAGCCTGAGTGAAGCAGGGGCAATTCTGGAATTAAGTTATGCAGACCTTCCTgccaatctgaaattttgctttTTATATTTGGGTTTGTTTCCTGAGGACTCCGTGATTTCTGTGCGCAAGTTGATCCATATGTGGGTTGCAGAGGGAATAATGCAGAAAAGAGATGCAAAAAATTTGGAGGAAAGTGCAGCATATGATGAAGTGGAACGACTTTGTAGCAGAAATATGGTCCAAGTGGCGGAAATGACTGTTGATGATAGGATTAAAAGCTGTAGAGTCCATGATTTGCTGCGAGAGCTTGCAATCAGGAAGGCAGaggatgaaaatttttttcagaTCCATGACACCAGAGATGATGAAATATCAGCCAAATCCAGGTATCTTGCTGTTCATAGTCTCCCTCTggataaaaattattttgggtCTTCGACCCCTCCTCTCCGGTCTCTGCTTTTTTTCAATATCCACGGTTACATGGAAAACATTAGTCTTAGCTTCAAAAGTTTCAGAAAGCTTAGGATACTAGACCTTGAGAATGTTGAGATGGGTTATAATTTGCTAGAAGAAATTGGTGAAGTCAAGCTTCTAAGGTACCTCGGTTTAAGAGGCACATCCATTCCAAGGCTCCCTCGTTCCGTCGGTTGCTTGCGATACCTACAAACTCTTGACATGCGGAACTTTAAATCGAAAGTGaaagtttcaaatttcatttggaagcttgaaagtttaCGGCATCTATATGCGTATGATATGGAATGTGATGTGCCTCTTAAGATTGAAGGATTGAGGAATCTCCAGACTCTGTCAGGCATACGCTTTGAGGACGTTATACACAATAACATGATAACTTTGACAAGTCTTCAGAAACTGGGGATTGTAGTGGATTACAGGTCAGAGATAGACAAACTCTGCATACATTTATCTGAGGTTGGAAGCCTAAAGACTTTACATCTTTATTGTAATACAGAAAGCGAGTGGCCATCTCTAGCTGGACTTTCTAAGCTCCATCATGTAACAGAGCTTAAGCTATTCACTTCGCCGTTTGCTCGGACAATGCTGCCTCCTGATTTCCCTCCAAATCTCTCTCGCTTGTCTTTGAAAGGCACATTCTTCAGGAATGACCCAATGCCAGTACTGGAGAAGTTGGGACAGCTGTCGTTCCTCAAAATCGAAGTTGCATATGAGGGACCACAGCATATGGTCATTTCTAGGCATGGGTTTCACCAATTGAAATTCCTTGAGCTCAACAACCTGTATGGTTTGGATGAAATAAAGGTGGAGGAAGGTGCATTGCCACAGCTCCAGCGCCTGAGAATCAGGGACTGCCCCGATTTAGCAAAGTTGCCGGAAGAGCTGAAGCACATAACTAGTCTTGATGCGCTTGAGCTTGTGTCCATGCCAGAACATTTCATCAGTAGGCTTGATGCGGACACGGTATCCGGTGTCCCTAACCTCAGAATATTTTGA
- the LOC113738975 gene encoding uncharacterized protein — MEPIAGPGSAAPVGGTDQSATVGEGMVLGSLEKGASEEAAGHAGQRLELPRSAAGTAVLLHGEMQHGCGDVLAPDLGGRLLSSPLKDIAADQEAVGEAGDLTVEENATVGEEEVATAERSAGNLSPRDYNFMVQHLGRDPSDHAPLLLTALSRLDNKPKSFRFLNIWTTKPELLGVIRQAWEGTFLGPPLQRLVAKLREVKQQVQLWSRDSFGDIFKGVRKARGEVLRLEGLFDSDPSESNLLALQEARTGLKNSLMIEEGYWRQKARVKWIREGDKNSKYFHSIVTERRAKAVIHRIKGTNGVWLTEEDRIAVEAVEYFKAVFSAEPFSGSWDTLDVVPHMISHAQNEELVRIPEVKKIREVVFGIDGESAAGPDGFTGRFFTFAWEVVAKDGRQIFDNVLLAQELITDIGKASRGGNVVLKIDMAKAYDRVSWPFLIQVLRHFDFCEVWIDMIWRLISNVWFSVIVNGAPQGFFKSSRGIRQGDPISPSLFVLCAEVLSLHLNSLSRRQGFVPFRVPKGCSVVTHLAYADDIIIFSSGMKRSLQLVMQVLEDYTSISGQKGAHFTREGGGRVISLRFVPRLQVGFYRGRRDSYRQVGSCAGLYGLSSCTRSIARGCILVARISLQGSRTFGRGWWDLQGLSRVLPSEWVSRVLREAPSTAAEADEMVWAPTNSGAFTITSAYQIVRQGGNVSRLFGSLWHQALPSKISFFMLRLMYGRLPLMDVLHKFGFLGPSKCFCCSLSPSPETISHIFCTGEVARQVWGCFEGIIGGFSEALTIRHKVMSWWVKPNTNPYLGFVHRILPSLICWNLWKMRNMWIFEGKLDSVVHVCDRIFLELRECVCLQFREISLPCSSRIGFFEMIGRLRRKVIIREVRWEGPTRTVVKLNVNGCSRGNPGRSGGGGLFRDSEGRFLLGFSCSFGEATSLQAELKALLFGVRLGVSRGLVRLHLESDSMVLVRIIQGKVRCPWRLQKELRELQQYGRHFDAVSHCYRETNKPADRLSNAGVEDGHTIIYEGYSALPRLVRGDITLDVYGFPSFRRCWR, encoded by the exons ATGGAGCCTATTGCTGGACCAGGGTCGGCGGCGCCTGTGGGTGGGACGGATCAGTCTGCAACCGTGGGTGAAGGGATGGTACTGGGTTCGTTGGAGAAGGGGGCAAGTGAGGAGGCAGCTGGACATGCAGGTCAGCGTTTGGAGTTGCCAAGGTCTGCTGCAGGGACAGCTGTGCTTTTGCATGGAGAAATGCAGCATGGGTGTGGCGATGTCCTTGCGCCAGATTTGGGGGGCAGGTTGCTGTCATCTCCCTTGAAGGACATAGCTGCTGATCAGGAGGCGGTTGGAGAGGCAGGTGACCTCACGGTGGAGGAGAATGCAACGGTGGGGGAGGAAGAGGTGGCTACGGCGGAACGAAGTGCTGGAAATCTATCTCCAAGAG ATTATAATTTTATGGTGCAACATTTGGGGCgggacccctcggatcatgctccCTTGCTCTTGACAGCACTGTCTAGATTGGATAATAAACCAAAGTCCTTTCGATTCTTGAATATATGGACGACTAAGCCGGAGCTTTTGGGAGTTATTCGACAAGCTTGGGAGGGAACTTTTTTAGGCCCGCCCCTGCAGAGATTAGTTGCCAAGTTGCGGGAGGTCAAACAGCAGGTGCAATTGTGGTCTAGGGATTCGTTTGGGGATATTTTTAAGGGGGTAAGGAAGGCTAGGGGGGAGGTACTGAGGTTGGAGGGTCTTTTTGATAGTGATCCTTCGGAATCAAATCTCCTTGCTCTTCAGGAGGCGCGGACGGGGTTGAAGAACTCGCTAATGATAGAGGAAGGTTATTGGAGACAAAAGGCGAGGGTGAAATGGATTAGGGAGGGGGATAAAAATTCTAAATATTTCCACTCTATAGTTACGGAGCGTAGGGCGAAAGCGGTAATTCATCGAATCAAAGGTACGAATGGGGTTTGGTTAACAGAGGAGGATCGGATTGCAGTGGAGGCAGTTGAGTATTTTAAAGCTGTATTCTCGGCTGAGCCATTCTCAGGGTCTTGGGATACACTGGACGTGGTTCCCCACATGATTTCTCATGCCCAGAATGAGGAGTTAGTGCGGATTCCGGAGGTGAAGAAGATAAGGGAGGTGGTGTTTGGAATAGATGGGGAGAGTGCAGCGGGACCGGATGGTTTCACAGGGAGGTTCTTTACCTTTGCATGGGAGGTGGTGGCGAAGGAT GGTAGACAAATTTTTGATAATGTTTTATTAGCTCAGGAGCTTATTACAGATATTGGGAAAGCTAGTAGAGGGGGTAATGTTGTTTTGAAGATCGATATGGCCAAAGCCTACGACAGGGTTTCTTGGCCATTTTTGATTCAAGTGTTGAGGCATTTCGATTTTTGTGAAGTGTGGATTGATATGATATGGAGGCTGATCTCGAATGTGTGGTTCTCAGTTATCGTCAACGGGGCACCCCAAGGTTTCTTTAAATCTAGCCGTGGGATTCGTCAGGGGGATCCGATCTCACCAAGCTTGTTTGTTTTATGCGCTGAGGTTCTCTCTCTTCATCTTAACTCCTTGAGTAGGCGTCAGGGTTTCGTCCCTTTCAGGGTTCCGAAGGGATGCTCGGTGGTCACGCACCTAGCTTATGCGGATGATATCATTATTTTCTCGAGCGGCATGAAAAGATCACTTCAGTTGGTGATGCAGGTGTTAGAGGACTATACGTCGATTTCGGGGCAAAAG GGTGCCCACTTTACTCGGGAAGGCGGAGGAAGAGTTATTTCTCTACGATTTGTACCTCGATTGCAAGTAGGATTTTATCGTGGAAGGAGAGACTCTTATCGTCAGGTGGGAA GCTGCGCCGGTCTTTATGGGCTGAGTTCATGCACTAGAAGTATTGCCAGGGGATGCATCCTTGTTGCTCGGATCTCTCTCCAGGGCAGTCGTACATTTGGAAGAGGATG GTGGGATTTGCAGGGCTTAAGTAGGGTGTTACCGTCGGAATGGGTTTCACGGGTGCTGAGGGAGGCTCCCTCTACAGCGGCGGAGGCGGATGAAATGGTCTGGGCCCCCACTAATTCAGGTGCATTTACTATTACATCAGCATATCAGATAGTGCGTCAAGGAGGTAATGTTTCCAGACTATTTGGTTCTTTGTGGCATCAGGCCTTGCCATCCAAGATTTCTTTCTTCATGCTGCGCCTGATGTATGGTAGGTTGCCGCTGATGGATGTGTTACACAAGTTTGGGTTCTTGGGCCCTTCTAAGTGCTTTTGTTGCTCTCTGAGCCCATCCCCAGAAACTATTAGTCACATTTTTTGTACGGGGGAGGTGGCTAGGCAGGTTTGGGGTTGCTTTGAGGGTATCATCGGCGGATTTAGTGAGGCTCTCACGATTAGACATAAGGTGATGAGTTGGTGGGTTAAACCTAATACGAATCCATACCTTGGGTTCGTTCACCGCATATTGCCATCGTTAATTTGTTGGAATTTATGGAAGATGCGGAATATGTGGATCTTTGAGGGGAAGCTAGACTCGGTAGTGCATGTTTGTGATCGGATTTTCTTGGAGTTGAGAGAATGCGTCTGTCTCCAGTTTCGAGAGATATCTCTGCCTTGTAGTTCACGAATTGGTTTTTTTGAAATGATAGGTAGGTTGCGACGCAAGGTTATTATACGGGAGGTTCGTTGGGAAGGTCCGACTCGGACGGTAGTGAAGCTGAATGTCAATGGTTGCTCAAGAGGTAATCCGGGGAGGAGTGGCGGTGGGGGTTTGTTCAGGGATTCTGAGGGGAGGTTCCTGCTTGGCTTCTCGTGCTCTTTTGGGGAGGCTACGAGCCTTCAGGCGGAACTCAAAGCGCTTCTCTTTGGTGTTAGATTAGGTGTATCCCGTGGTTTAGTTAGGTTGCATCTAGAGTCTGACTCAATGGTGTTGGTACGGATTATTCAGGGGAAGGTTAGATGTCCTTGGCGATTGCAGAAGGAGCTACGAGAGCTGCAGCAATATGGACGGCATTTTGATGCCGTGTCTCATTGCTATCGGGAGACAAACAAGCCGGCGGACAGATTGTCTAACGCTGGAGTGGAGGATGGGCATACTATCATTTATGAGGGTTATAGTGCTTTACCTAGGTTGGTGAGGGGGGACATTACCTTGGATGTGTACGGGTTCCCAAGCTTTCGTAGGTGCTGGCGGTAG